A single genomic interval of Theropithecus gelada isolate Dixy chromosome 16, Tgel_1.0, whole genome shotgun sequence harbors:
- the ACADVL gene encoding very long-chain specific acyl-CoA dehydrogenase, mitochondrial isoform X2, with translation MQAARIAPSLGRQLLRLGGGSSRPTALLGQPRPGPARRPYAGGAAQESKSFAVAMFKGQLTTDQVFPYPSVLNQEQTEFLKELVEPVSRFFEEVNDPAKNDTLEMVEETTLQGLKELGAFGLQVPSELGGVGLCNTQYARLVEIVGMHDLAVGITLGAHQSIGFKGILLFGTKAQKEKYLPKLASGETLAAFCLTEPSSGSDAASIRTSAVPSPCGKYYTLNGSKLWISNGGLADIFTVFAKTPVTDPATGAVKEKITAFVVERGFGGVTHGPPEKKMGIKASNTAEVFFDGVRVPSENVLGEVGSGFKVAMHILNNGRFGMAAALAGTMRGIITKAVDYATNRIQFGEKIHNFGLIQEKLARMVMLQYVTESMAYMVSANMDQGSTDFQIEAAISKIFGSEAAWKVTDECIQIMGGMGFMKEPGVERVLRDLRVFRIFEGTNDILRLFVALQGCMDKGKELSGLGSALKNPFGNAGLLLGEAGKLLRRRAGLGSGLSLSGIVHPELSRSGELAVQALEQFATVVEAKLIKHKKGIVNEQFLLQRLADGAIDLYAMVVVLSRASRSLSEGHHTAQHEKMLCDTWCIEAAARIREGMAALQSDPRQHELYRNFKSISKALVERGGVVTSNPLGF, from the exons ATGCAGGCGGCTCGGATAGCCCCGAGCTTGGGGCGGCAGCTGCTGAGGCTCGGGGGCGGAAG CTCGCGACCCACGGCGCTCCTGGGGCAGCCCCGGCCCGGCCCTGCCCGGCGGCCCTATGCGGGAGGTGCCGCTCAG GAATCTAAGTCCTTTGCTGTGGCGATGTTCAAAGGCCAGCTCACCACAGATCAGGTGTTCCCATACCCGTCCG TGCTCAACCAAGAACAGACAGAGTTTCTTAAAGAGCTGGTGGAGCCCGTGTCCCGTTTCTTCGAG GAAGTGAACGATCCTGCCAAGAATGACACTCTGGAGATGGTGGAGGAGACCACTTTGCAGGGCCTCAAGGAGCTGGGGGCCTTCGGTCTGCAAGTGCCCAGTGAGCTGGGTGGTGTGGGCCTTTGCAACACCCAG TACGCCCGTTTGGTGGAGATCGTGGGCATGCATGACCTTGCCGTGGGCATTACCCTGGGGGCCCATCAGAGCATCGGTTTCAAAGGCATCCTCCTCTTTGGAACGAAGgcccagaaagaaaaatacctccccaaactggcatctg GGGAGACTTTGGCCGCTTTCTGTCTAACCGAGCCCTCAAGCGGGTCAGATGCAGCCTCCATCCGAACCtctgctgtgcccagcccctgtGGAAAATACTATACCCTCAATGGAAGCAAGCTTTGGATCAG TAATGGGGGCCTGGCAGACATCTTCACAGTCTTTGCCAAGACACCAGTTACAGATCCAGCCACGGGGGCCGTGAAGGAGAAGATCACAGCTTTTGTGGTGGAGAGGGGCTTCGGGGGTGTCACCCA TGGGCCCCCTGAGAAGAAGATGGGCATCAAGGCTTCAAACACAGCAGAGGTGTTTTTTGATGGAGTACGGGTGCCATCGGAGAATGTGCTGGGTGAGGTTGGGAGTGGCTTCAAGGTCGCCATGCACATCCTCAACAATGGAAGGTTTGGCATGGCTGCGGCCCTGGCAGGTACCATGAGAGGCATCATTACTAAGGCG GTAGATTATGCCACTAATCGTATCCAGTTTGGGGAGAAAATTCACAACTTTGGGCTGATCCAGGAGAAGCTGGCCCGGATGGTTATGCTGCAGTATGTAACTGAG TCCATGGCTTACATGGTGAGTGCTAACATGGACCAGGGATCAACGGACTTCCAGATAGAGGCCGCCATCAGCAAAATCTTTGGCTCG GAGGCAGCCTGGAAGGTGACAGATGAATGCATCCAAATCATGGGGGGTATGGGCTTCATGAAG GAACCTGGAGTAGAGCGTGTGCTCCGAGATCTTCGCGTCTTCCGGATCTTTGAGGGGACAAATGACATCCTTCGGCTGTTTGTGGCTCTGCAGGGCTGTATG GACAAAGGAAAGGAGCTCTCTGGGCTTGGCAGTGCGCTAAAGAATCCCTTTGGGAATGCTGGCCTCCTGCTGGGAGAGGCGGGCAAACTGCTAAGGCG gcgggcagggctgggcagcGGCCTGAGTCTCAGTGGAATTGTCCACCCGGAGTTGAGTCGGAGTGGTGAGCTG GCAGTACAGGCTCTGGAGCAGTTTGCCACTGTGGTGGAGGCCAAGTTGATAAAACACAAGAAGGGGATTGTCA ATGAGCAGTTTCTGCTGCAGCGGCTGGCAGACGGGGCCATCGACCTCTATGCCATGGTGGTGGTTCTCTCGAG GGCTTCAAGATCCCTGAGTGAGGGCCACCACACGGCCCAgcatgagaaaatgctctgtgacaCCTGGTGTATCGAG gctGCAGCCCGGATCCGAGAGGGCATGGCCGCCCTGCAGTCTGACCCCCGGCAGCATGAGCTCTACCGCAACTTCAAAAGCATCTCCAAGGCCTTGGTGGAGCGGGGTGGTGTGGTCACCAGCAACCCACTTGGCTTCTGA
- the ACADVL gene encoding very long-chain specific acyl-CoA dehydrogenase, mitochondrial isoform X1 yields MQAARIAPSLGRQLLRLGGGSSRPTALLGQPRPGPARRPYAGGAAQLALDKSDSHLSDALNKEKPAKAESKSFAVAMFKGQLTTDQVFPYPSVLNQEQTEFLKELVEPVSRFFEEVNDPAKNDTLEMVEETTLQGLKELGAFGLQVPSELGGVGLCNTQYARLVEIVGMHDLAVGITLGAHQSIGFKGILLFGTKAQKEKYLPKLASGETLAAFCLTEPSSGSDAASIRTSAVPSPCGKYYTLNGSKLWISNGGLADIFTVFAKTPVTDPATGAVKEKITAFVVERGFGGVTHGPPEKKMGIKASNTAEVFFDGVRVPSENVLGEVGSGFKVAMHILNNGRFGMAAALAGTMRGIITKAVDYATNRIQFGEKIHNFGLIQEKLARMVMLQYVTESMAYMVSANMDQGSTDFQIEAAISKIFGSEAAWKVTDECIQIMGGMGFMKEPGVERVLRDLRVFRIFEGTNDILRLFVALQGCMDKGKELSGLGSALKNPFGNAGLLLGEAGKLLRRRAGLGSGLSLSGIVHPELSRSGELAVQALEQFATVVEAKLIKHKKGIVNEQFLLQRLADGAIDLYAMVVVLSRASRSLSEGHHTAQHEKMLCDTWCIEAAARIREGMAALQSDPRQHELYRNFKSISKALVERGGVVTSNPLGF; encoded by the exons ATGCAGGCGGCTCGGATAGCCCCGAGCTTGGGGCGGCAGCTGCTGAGGCTCGGGGGCGGAAG CTCGCGACCCACGGCGCTCCTGGGGCAGCCCCGGCCCGGCCCTGCCCGGCGGCCCTATGCGGGAGGTGCCGCTCAG CTGGCTCTGGACAAGTCAGATTCCCACCTCTCTGACGCTCTGAACAAGGAAAAACCGGCCAAAGCG GAATCTAAGTCCTTTGCTGTGGCGATGTTCAAAGGCCAGCTCACCACAGATCAGGTGTTCCCATACCCGTCCG TGCTCAACCAAGAACAGACAGAGTTTCTTAAAGAGCTGGTGGAGCCCGTGTCCCGTTTCTTCGAG GAAGTGAACGATCCTGCCAAGAATGACACTCTGGAGATGGTGGAGGAGACCACTTTGCAGGGCCTCAAGGAGCTGGGGGCCTTCGGTCTGCAAGTGCCCAGTGAGCTGGGTGGTGTGGGCCTTTGCAACACCCAG TACGCCCGTTTGGTGGAGATCGTGGGCATGCATGACCTTGCCGTGGGCATTACCCTGGGGGCCCATCAGAGCATCGGTTTCAAAGGCATCCTCCTCTTTGGAACGAAGgcccagaaagaaaaatacctccccaaactggcatctg GGGAGACTTTGGCCGCTTTCTGTCTAACCGAGCCCTCAAGCGGGTCAGATGCAGCCTCCATCCGAACCtctgctgtgcccagcccctgtGGAAAATACTATACCCTCAATGGAAGCAAGCTTTGGATCAG TAATGGGGGCCTGGCAGACATCTTCACAGTCTTTGCCAAGACACCAGTTACAGATCCAGCCACGGGGGCCGTGAAGGAGAAGATCACAGCTTTTGTGGTGGAGAGGGGCTTCGGGGGTGTCACCCA TGGGCCCCCTGAGAAGAAGATGGGCATCAAGGCTTCAAACACAGCAGAGGTGTTTTTTGATGGAGTACGGGTGCCATCGGAGAATGTGCTGGGTGAGGTTGGGAGTGGCTTCAAGGTCGCCATGCACATCCTCAACAATGGAAGGTTTGGCATGGCTGCGGCCCTGGCAGGTACCATGAGAGGCATCATTACTAAGGCG GTAGATTATGCCACTAATCGTATCCAGTTTGGGGAGAAAATTCACAACTTTGGGCTGATCCAGGAGAAGCTGGCCCGGATGGTTATGCTGCAGTATGTAACTGAG TCCATGGCTTACATGGTGAGTGCTAACATGGACCAGGGATCAACGGACTTCCAGATAGAGGCCGCCATCAGCAAAATCTTTGGCTCG GAGGCAGCCTGGAAGGTGACAGATGAATGCATCCAAATCATGGGGGGTATGGGCTTCATGAAG GAACCTGGAGTAGAGCGTGTGCTCCGAGATCTTCGCGTCTTCCGGATCTTTGAGGGGACAAATGACATCCTTCGGCTGTTTGTGGCTCTGCAGGGCTGTATG GACAAAGGAAAGGAGCTCTCTGGGCTTGGCAGTGCGCTAAAGAATCCCTTTGGGAATGCTGGCCTCCTGCTGGGAGAGGCGGGCAAACTGCTAAGGCG gcgggcagggctgggcagcGGCCTGAGTCTCAGTGGAATTGTCCACCCGGAGTTGAGTCGGAGTGGTGAGCTG GCAGTACAGGCTCTGGAGCAGTTTGCCACTGTGGTGGAGGCCAAGTTGATAAAACACAAGAAGGGGATTGTCA ATGAGCAGTTTCTGCTGCAGCGGCTGGCAGACGGGGCCATCGACCTCTATGCCATGGTGGTGGTTCTCTCGAG GGCTTCAAGATCCCTGAGTGAGGGCCACCACACGGCCCAgcatgagaaaatgctctgtgacaCCTGGTGTATCGAG gctGCAGCCCGGATCCGAGAGGGCATGGCCGCCCTGCAGTCTGACCCCCGGCAGCATGAGCTCTACCGCAACTTCAAAAGCATCTCCAAGGCCTTGGTGGAGCGGGGTGGTGTGGTCACCAGCAACCCACTTGGCTTCTGA